A part of Setaria viridis chromosome 8, Setaria_viridis_v4.0, whole genome shotgun sequence genomic DNA contains:
- the LOC117834678 gene encoding uncharacterized protein, with product MALAPGLPPSPTPKLHEALPLFYVIALVFLAVLAIFLLHILGPLRRWSSHGLLHYIVMVIYTLSYPLVGYTIGWMQSTNYLYFNDFTVWAVFLLLLLSSTDSLTACSINDIESWKSIYVKHLFKGFLLVFILLKFGYYIEKDVDADYLWYPLSLILVVIVLKSYVMIASMRMVSKSYLGKNVKMIAEYMHHIDNKLVAFDPVTMEGYRYMVAGEKHCINRRGRAPWYKRPDDLKVTTVEQIWQCEGNLLIGDQGKVLKDLCLSMALSKMLNRRFAGFKLSEAELEKTHDFVFKGLLAGDEQQAFRVIEEELVFVHDMYYTRYSYLYQKGRYLALCLPVIMSALCSWLAVASLHIKRTDDPYLSSRLNRTLLSGTIVIPVVVAFLEAYQTYLYMASGWFKVALIRSYVTAPFLQTSCCSEMIIRLLLMLKAFRPWKGRLGQYCFLESLCRKSKIMNCLHYATLRLVDKAVKGRMESVKLSGNVKKAIIDSLLGSNGNLTNGVTSLQRNGVHGDLSWACDATATDGAVSRTILVWHIATTLCEHQLDKQGKQAEAVRTASTLSKYCMQLLAFAPNLLPDHSSISEAILDESIDNGGDPRWQGLRKLLEGSNDLESRCKELLMFNIDNGDGGEAPLVAQGARLARQIEGIHDSKLRWKVLSDFWAEMMLYVSPSDDARAHLEVLPRGGEFITHLWALLTHAGVLKRGPTEPKDVV from the coding sequence ATGGCTTTGGCACCAGGTCTCCCACCAAGTCCCACTCCCAAACTTCATGAGGCGCTACCTTTGTTCTACGTGATAGCTTTGGTCTTCCTGGCCGTGTTGGCCATATTCCTCTTGCATATACTGGGTCCGTTACGCCGGTGGTCGAGCCATGGGCTCCTCCACTATATCGTGATGGTAATCTACACGCTCTCCTACCCGCTGGTTGGCTACACCATTGGGTGGATGCAGTCTACCAATTATTTGTACTTCAACGACTTCACTGTGTGGGCTGTGTTCCTGCTTCTGCTCCTCAGCAGCACGGACAGCCTCACGGCTTGCAGCATCAATGACATCGAGAGCTGGAAGAGCATCTACGTCAAACATCTCTTTAAGGGATTCTTGCTGGTGTTTATCCTTCTAAAGTTTGGATATTACATCGAGAAGGATGTGGATGCGGACTACCTGTGGTACCCGCTCTCACTCATCCTGGTCGTTATCGTCCTCAAGTCATATGTGATGATAGCTTCCATGAGGATGGTGAGCAAGTCCTACCTTGGCAAGAACGTGAAGATGATCGCCGAATACATGCACCATATAGACAACAAGCTGGTAGCCTTCGATCCTGTGACCATGGAAGGCTACCGGTACATGGTCGCTGGTGAGAAACACTGCATCAACCGGCGTGGACGCGCACCATGGTACAAGAGGCCAGACGACTTGAAGGTTACCACCGTGGAGCAGATCTGGCAGTGCGAGGGGAATCTGCTCATTGGTGATCAGGGCAAGGTGCTCAAGGACTTGTGCCTCTCTATGGCTCTCTCCAAGATGCTCAACCGAAGGTTTGCTGGCTTCAAGCTCTCAGAGGCAGAGCTTGAGAAAACCCATGACTTCGTATTCAAAGGCCTGCTCGCCGGGGACGAGCAGCAGGCCTTCAGGGTCATTGAGGAAGAACTTGTTTTTGTCCATGACATGTATTACACAAGGTACTCTTACCTCTACCAAAAGGGTCGATACCTGGCTCTTTGTCTGCCTGTCATCATGTCTGCCCTATGCTCGTGGCTCGCAGTGGCCAGCCTGCACATCAAGCGTACGGACGACCCCTATCTCAGTAGTCGTCTCAACCGCACTCTGCTGTCTGGCACCATAGTCATACCGGTTGTCGTGGCATTCCTGGAGGCATACCAGACGTACCTGTACATGGCCTCAGGTTGGTTCAAGGTGGCTTTGATACGGAGCTACGTCACCGCACCATTTTTGCAAACAAGCTGTTGTTCTGAGATGATCATACGTCTTCTCTTGATGTTGAAGGCGTTTCGCCCATGGAAGGGCAGACTCGGGCAGTACTGTTTCCTCGAGAGTCTTTGCCGCAAAAGTAAGATTATGAATTGTCTCCATTATGCTACACTACGCCTGGTGGACAAGGCCGTGAAGGGGCGCATGGAATCAGTAAAGCTGTCCGGAAATGTGAAGAAAGCCATCATTGATTCCCTACTAGGAAGCAACGGAAACCTGACGAACGGGGTAACATCGCTACAAAGAAATGGCGTCCATGGTGACCTTTCATGGGCATGTGATGCTACTGCTACCGATGGAGCGGTGAGTCGCACCATTCTGGTCTGGCACATTGCTACAACACTGTGTGAGCACCAGCTGGATAAACAAGGAAAACAAGCAGAGGCGGTTAGAACAGCCTCCACTTTATCCAAGTACTGCATGCAACTGCTCGCTTTCGCACCTAACCTCTTACCTGACCACAGCTCTATATCGGAAGCCATACTTGATGAGTCAATTGATAATGGAGGCGACCCTCGGTGGCAGGGATTACGAAAGCTACTCGAAGGGTCCAATGATCTGGAGAGCAGGTGTAAGGAATTATTGATGTTTAACATTGATAATGGTGATGGTGGTGAAGCACCGCTTGTTGCACAGGGCGCTCGGCTTGCAAGGCAGATTGAAGGCATACATGACTCGAAATTGCGGTGGAAGGTCCTCTCTGATTTCTGGGCGGAGATGATGCTGTATGTCTCGCCGTCTGACGATGCCCGGGCACACCTGGAAGTTCTTCCAAGAGGAGGGGAGTTCATCACGCACCTTTGGGCGCTGCTCACGCATGCCGGTGTGCTGAAGCGAGGCCCTACAGAGCCAAAGGATGTTGTGTGA
- the LOC117834679 gene encoding uncharacterized protein, giving the protein MVSKSYLGKNVKVIAEYMQHIDNKLVVFNPVTMEGYQYMVAGEKHCVNRPGHTPWYKKPDDLKVTTVEQIWQCEGNLLIGDQGKVLKDLCLSMALSKMLNRRFAGFKLSEAELEKTHDFVFKGLLAGDEQWAFRVIEEELVFVHDMYYTRYSYLYQKGRYLALCLPVIMFALCSWLTVASLHVKHHDDPYLSNHSNRSLMSGTIVITVVLAFLEAYQLYLYMASGWFKVALIRSYVAAPFLQTSCFYEMIIHLLLMLKVFRPWKGRLGQYCFLENLGRKSKVVNCLHYGTLCLVDKAMKGSKKSVKVSEDVKKAIIDSLLASNGHLTNGVTSLQKNGVHDDLKWACDATATDGAVARTIVVWHIATTLCEQKLDKQVKEEDAVKTASTLSKYCMHLLAFAPNLLPDHSSISESILDQSIHEASKLLKEAKDKKIKGKNKKIEGRCEILMQISTDDDCVDDETILVARGVHLARQLIDNIQDFTTRWKVLSDFWAEMMLYVSPSDDAREHLEVLAIGGEFITHLWALLMHAGVLKRGPTVPKDVV; this is encoded by the coding sequence ATGGTGAGCAAGTCTTACCTCGGTAAGAACGTGAAGGTGATCGCCGAATACATGCAGCATATAGACAACAAGCTGGTGGTCTTCAATCCTGTGACCATGGAAGGCTACCAGTACATGGTCGCTGGTGAGAAACACTGCGTTAACAGGCCTGGACACACACCATGGTACAAGAAGCCGGACGACTTGAAGGTTACCACCGTGGAGCAGATCTGGCAGTGCGAGGGGAATCTGCTCATTGGTGATCAGGGCAAGGTGCTCAAGGACTTGTGCCTCTCTATGGCTCTCTCCAAGATGCTCAACCGAAGGTTTGCTGGCTTCAAGCTCTCAGAGGCAGAGCTTGAGAAAACCCACGACTTCGTATTCAAAGGCCTGCTCGCCGGGGACGAGCAGTGGGCCTTCAGGGTCATTGAGGAAGAACTTGTTTTTGTCCATGACATGTATTACACAAGGTACTCTTACCTCTACCAAAAGGGTCGATACCTGGCTCTCTGTCTGCCTGTCATCATGTTTGCCCTATGCTCGTGGCTCACAGTGGCCAGCCTGCACGTCAAGCATCACGACGACCCCTATCTCAGTAATCATAGCAATCGCAGTCTGATGTCTGGCACCATAGTCATAACGGTTGTCTTGGCATTCCTGGAGGCATACCAGCTGTACCTGTACATGGCCTCAGGTTGGTTCAAGGTGGCACTGATACGGAGCTATGTCGCCGCACCTTTTTTGCAAACAAGCTGTTTCTATGAGATGATCATACATCTTCTCTTGATGTTGAAGGTGTTTCGCCCATGGAAGGGCAGACTTGGGCAGTACTGTTTCCTCGAGAATCTTGGCCGCAAAAGTAAGGTTGTGAATTGTCTCCATTATGGTACACTGTGCTTGGTGGACAAGGCCATGAAGGGAAGCAAGAAATCAGTGAAGGTCTCCGAAGATGTGAAGAAAGCCATCATTGATTCCCTACTAGCAAGCAACGGACACCTGACGAACGGGGTAACATCGCTGCAAAAAAATGGCGTCCATGATGACCTCAAATGGGCATGTGATGCTACTGCTACTGACGGAGCGGTGGCTCGCACCATTGTGGTCTGGCACATTGCTACAACCCTGTGCGAGCAGAAGCTGGATaaacaagtcaaagaagaagacgCTGTCAAAACAGCCTCCACTTTATCCAAGTACTGCATGCACCTCCTTGCTTTCGCACCTAACCTCTTGCCCGACCACAGCTCCATATCGGAATCCATACTTGATCAGTCAATCCACGAAGCAAGCAAGTTACTCAAAGAGGCCAAGGACAAGAAGAtcaagggcaagaacaagaagatcgAGGGCAGGTGTGAGATATTAATGCAAATTAGCACTGATGATGATTGTGTTGATGATGAAACAATTCTTGTTGCGCGGGGCGTTCACCTTGCAAGGCAACTGATTGATAACATACAAGACTTCACAACACGGTGGAAGGTGCTATCTGATTTCTGGGCGGAGATGATGCTGTATGTCTCGCCATCCGACGATGCTCGGGAGCACCTGGAAGTTCTTGCAATAGGAGGGGAGTTCATCACGCACCTTTGGGCGCTGCTCATGCATGCCGGTGTGCTGAAGCGAGGACCTACAGTGCCAAAGGATGTTGTGTGA
- the LOC117834680 gene encoding LOW QUALITY PROTEIN: disease resistance protein Pik-1-like (The sequence of the model RefSeq protein was modified relative to this genomic sequence to represent the inferred CDS: substituted 1 base at 1 genomic stop codon), with protein MTEILGTILSQVADGAMSAGSGTEPAAEQNIINDISISLSDKREFLCTFFYWYLIIIDDIWHWEEWEVIRKALSKNNMGSKIIMTTRVKALADKCRTEQGAHVYTQSFHHEDAKRLSDMILNKSVGRDILEANAEWLPRKIVHTSGLMPLAIICLSSAWAEKYWYIWVSEMLMDRFLSPPSLKPLVQSLCLVFDDLPVELRTCLLYCSIYPLGYFIQRDCLVRKWIGERFVSQQEVSEAYFDKLVSRNLLQPVPKYQSFYIVHPIMLAFLVCRAKEDNFVACRQHNNGRGSSSHAKQIRRLSLDTDCIPDEDVVSHIRSLAVLSDQPHIGVPLKKFKNLRVLEIDSCKRLENFSLVDIYGLIWLRYLGLNGCLEITEIPREIWRLQNLETLEVRNTGICKLPMEIGTLVHLRTLNVSVTMVTEVPRKITGLSRLENLDVSSTGVKELPKEVGKLQELRTLDIRVTKVRELPRREIPNSFXSVVGHFDSSSGRVVKLPLGVFRSSGDEQVISSSGANCRESLSILVLFNHLYKRCEVLPVPMHRVAGRHMKVPQWVKQDLCNVCSLDISLCKLVEEDLEFLKTQMPNLQALQLRFEVLPREPVAITGGGFLKLETFYVCCRLPRVITFWEGAMPKLKHLEFKFCTGTARQHYSMGIRHLDSLEKVMFRCSEYYTSHGPGIRETIDVLRKEAAEHPNKITLWVNNMKPEVFLKTIDVPFKEWKREQRLRLSTAAEVRELSGTKTTQGLELKRKFKKGKAILKSGNDD; from the exons ATGACGGAGATTCTGGGTACCATCCTAAGCCAAGTAGCAGATGGTGCAATGTCTGCTGGCAGTGGCACCGAACCTGCAGCAGAACAAAATATCATCAACGACATATCAATTTCCCTCTCTGACAAGAG AGAG TTTCTATGCACCTTTTTTTATTGGTACCTGATAATAATCGATGACATTTGGCATTGGGAAGAATGGGAAGTCATCCGAAAAGCTCTTTCCAAGAATAATATGGGCTCTAAAATAATCATGACGACTCGTGTCAAGGCTTTAGCTGACAAATGTCGAACTGAACAAGGTGCACATGTGTATACACAGAGTTTTCATCACGAGGACGCTAAAAGACTATCAGACATGATACTGAACAAGTCTGTCGGAAGAGACATACTTGAAGCCAATGCGGAGTGGCTACCCAGAAAGATTGTGCATACGAGTGGTTTGATGCCACTAGCAATAATCTGTTTGTCGTCAGCATGGGCAGAGA AATATTGGTATATTTGGGTAAGTGAAATGCTGATGGATAGGTTTCTGAGTCCTCCATCCTTGAAACCACTAGTCCAGAGTTTATGCCTTGTTTTCGACGATCTTCCCGTTGAGCTGAGGACTTGCTTGCTGTACTGCAGCATATACCCTCTGGGTTATTTTATTCAAAGGGATTGCTTGGTCAGAAAATGGATAGGCGAAAGATTTGTTTCGCAACAAGAAGTATCAGAAGCTTACTTTGACAAGCTTGTTTCTAGGAATCTATTGCAGCCGGTACCCAAATACCAGAGCTTTTACATAGTCCACCCCATAATGCTAGCCTTCCTTGTATGCAGAGCAAAAGAAGATAATTTTGTTGCTTGTCGGCAGCACAATAATGGCCGCGGTAGCTCCTCGCACGCCAAACAGATCCGTCGCCTTTCTCTCGACACGGATTGCATTCCAGATGAGGATGTAGTATCTCATATTCGCTCCCTTGCTGTTCTTAGTGACCAACCCCACATTGGTGTCCCCTTGAAGAAGTTTAAAAACCTGCGAGTGCTAGAAATTGACAGCTGTAAACGTCTAGAGAACTTTTCTCTGGTGGATATATACGGGCTGATCTGGCTGCGGTATCTGGGTCTCAACGGCTGCCTTGAAATCACAGAGATCCCACGGGAGATTTGGAGACTGCAGAATCTGGAGACGCTAGAGGTGAGGAACACAGGTATTTGTAAACTACCCATGGAAATTGGGACACTGGTGCATTTAAGGACTCTGAATGTAAGTGTCACAATGGTCACAGAGGTTCCAAGGAAAATCACCGGACTTTCTCGTTTGGAGAATCTGGATGTAAGCTCGACAGGGGTGAAAGAGTTGCCTAAGGAAGTAGGAAAACTACAGGAGTTGAGGACTCTGGACATTAGAGTGACTAAAGTCAGAGAGCTACCCCGCAGGGAAATTCCAAATTCTTTTTGAAGTGTGGTCGGCCACTTTGATTCGAGTTCTGGTCGAGTGGTGAAGTTGCCTCTGGGTGTCTTCAGATCAAGTGGTGATGAACAGGTTATTTCCTCTTCTGGAGCAAATTGCAGGGAGAGCCTATCCATCCTCGTGCTCTTTAATCATCTCTACAAGAGGTGTGAAGTTCTTCCAGTTCCGATGCATAGAGTTGCCGGGAGACACATGAAAGTCCCGCAGTGGGTCAAGCAAGACTTGTGCAATGTCTGCTCCTTAGATATCAGTCTCTGCAAACTGGTGGAGGAAGACCTCGAGTTTCTGAAGACGCAGATGCCCAACCTGCAGGCTCTCCAACTAAGGTTCGAGGTCCTCCCACGGGAGCCGGTTGCCATCACTGGTGGAGGGTTCTTGAAGCTAGAGACGTTCTACGTCTGTTGCCGTCTGCCACGGGTGATCACCTTCTGGGAAGGAGCGATGCCGAAGCTGAAACATCTTGAGTTCAAGTTCTGCACCGGCACGGCAAGGCAACACTACTCCATGGGAATCAGGCATCTCGACAGCCTTGAGAAGGTCATGTTCCGATGCTCCGAGTACTACACAAGTCACGGTCCGGGCATCCGCGAGACAATTGATGTACTGAGAAAAGAAGCTGCGGAGCATCCCAACAAGATCACCCTTTGGGTCAATAACATGAAACCTGAGGTTTTCCTCAAGACAATTGATGTACCCTTTAAAGAATGGAAACGTGAACAACGTCTTCGACTATCGACGGCAGCAGAGGTGCGCGAGCTCAGCGGGACAAAAACAACGCAAGGGCTGGAACTGAAAAGAAAATTCAAGAAAGGAAAAGCAATCTTGAAATCAGGGAACGACGATTGA